The DNA region AGCGCGTGGCCATCGCCCGGGCGTTCGCCGGACCGGTGCCGCTCGTGGTGTGCGACGAACCGACGTCCGCCCTCGACGTCTCGGTGCAGGCGCGGATCCTCGACCTGGTGCTCGACCTGCAGCGCACCACCGGCACGACCTGCGTGTTCATCTCGCACGACCTCGCCGTCGTGCGCCGGGTCGCCGACCGCATCGCGGTCTTCGACGGCGGTCATGTCGTCGACGTGGGCCCCGCGGAGCGGCTGTTCGACGCAGACGCGCACCCGCGCACCCGCGAGCTCGTCGCGGCCGCGCTCGACCTGCGCCGGCGCGCCGGTCTGGTGGCTCCCGCGGCCTGAGCGGGGCCTGAGACGTGCGCCCTGTCGGTCGCGTTCACCGCCGCGGACGCCGAGCGTTCCGCGCTACTTCGCGAGGAACTCCAGCACCACGCGGTTCCACTCGTCGGGGTGGCTGACGTTGACGCCGTGCGGACCACCGGACACGACGTGCAGCTCGGAGCCGGCGATCGCGGCGTGCGTACGGGCACCCGAGCCCTCGAACGGCACGGTCGCGTCGCCGTCGCCGTGGATGACGAGCGTCGGCACGGTGACCTTCGACAGGTCGTCACGGAAGTCGGTGTTCGCGAACGAGGCCATCGCCTCGAGCGCGGCGGTCTTCGACGCCTGCTTCGCGAGCGTGAGTGCCTGCTGCCGGTCCTCCTCGGAGACGACCAGGGTGCCGTCCACCGAGAAGAAGTCGGTCGTGAACTGGTCGTAGAACGCGTCCTCGTCCTTCGTCAGGCCCGCGGTCATCTCGGCCGCCTGCTCCTTCGGCAGCGGGCCGTCCGGGTTGTCCGACGTCTGCAGCAGGTACGGCGGCACAGCCGAGGCGAAGACGACGCTGTGCAGCCGCTCGGTGCCGTACTTCGAGAAGTAGCGGGCGACCTCGCCGCCGCCCATCGAGAAGCCGACGAGCGTGACGTCCTGCAGGTCGAGCTCGGTGAGGATCGTGTGCAGGTCCTCGGTGAGGTGGTCGTAGTCGTAGCCGGTCTTCGGCTTGTCGCTGCGACCGAAGCCGCGACGGTCGTAGGTGACGACGCGGTGTCCGGCGTCGACGAACGCCGGGACCTGCTTGCTCCAGGACTCGCCGGAGAGCGGCCAGCCGTGGATCAGGACGACGGTGCGGCCGGAGCCGCCGGTGTCGTCGACGTGCAGGTTCGTGTCCTTGAAGAGCCCGTGGTGGGCGGTGATCTCGGTCAAGAGTCGCTTCCTTCCCGCGCCGCACGGGTGGCGGCACGCACCTCGTTGCTACCAGCGGGATCCCGAGCGACAGCGCGGATTGGACAGACCCCTCGGCGCCGTCTCCGGCGTCGGTGTCTGTGACGCGCGCGGCGACCACGGCCTACTGTCCAGCAGGATCAGGGAACCGTCACCGCGGCGGGTGCCCCTCGTCACGAGGGAGCGCCGATGAAGTACGTCAACTACGCCGGGACCGTCCGGGTCCTGACCGGCGACACGGTCGCCGACGCGGTGATCCGGTACGCGGCCGCCCTGCACCAGAGCCGGTTGAGCGACGTCGTGTCGGTCCCGACGACCGACGAGTTCGGCGCGGCCAGCACGGTGGAGCTGCTCCTCGCACCCGCGGTGGCGGTCGCCTTGGAACCGGCGCCGGACGACGACCTGGAACCCGAGGGCGGGGCGTTCCTGGCTGAACTGAGCCGACGGACCGAGGCGGTCCTGGCGGTCGACTCCAGCAGGTTCCCGACCGACCTCGGCCGGTGAGCGCGGTGCGCGCGGTGCGCGTCGCTCCGAC from Curtobacterium sp. MCJR17_020 includes:
- a CDS encoding alpha/beta hydrolase, with translation MTEITAHHGLFKDTNLHVDDTGGSGRTVVLIHGWPLSGESWSKQVPAFVDAGHRVVTYDRRGFGRSDKPKTGYDYDHLTEDLHTILTELDLQDVTLVGFSMGGGEVARYFSKYGTERLHSVVFASAVPPYLLQTSDNPDGPLPKEQAAEMTAGLTKDEDAFYDQFTTDFFSVDGTLVVSEEDRQQALTLAKQASKTAALEAMASFANTDFRDDLSKVTVPTLVIHGDGDATVPFEGSGARTHAAIAGSELHVVSGGPHGVNVSHPDEWNRVVLEFLAK